Genomic segment of Vallitalea longa:
GTTTAATTTAATTCGACGATAGTCCTATATATAAATAATATCTAAAATCCATAGATATAAGAAATTTATTCGAAAGGAGTTGAATATATAGTGAAAAATGGACTTCAAATCAAAAGGGTGGTAAGTGTTTAGAAACAAGACATTTTCCACCTATAATTGAAAGGTGGAATTATTTAGTGTTTTTAAAATTGGAAAAAGAAGATTACTATAAAGTCAAAAAATTATATAGCCACATGAATTATTATCTAGAAATCATTTCAACAATCGAAAAAAAAAGTGGTCTAATATTTGTTGATGATGAAAAGAACCCACAAACAGCATGTATATATAATAATCAACATAATTTCTATATAACTGGTAAAGCAACCAACAAGACCTTTAATGAAAATCTATCCAAATATATTTTGAATGATATATGTAGCTCCATGGTTGAGACAGATTGTTTGGACTTTTATATACATTTTAGCGATATGGATTCATGGGAAGAGGAAATCAAAAATATATTTGGACAACATTATGTTAGTAGAATTAATTGGAGATATTATCAATTTGATACAGAAAGATCTAATATTAAAGTTGAGTTACCAGAAGGATACTTATTAAAGAAAATTGATGCTGAATTATTAAACCGAAAAGATTTAAAGAATATCGAGAAAATCATTGAATGGACTTCAACTGAGGGATGGTTAAATCAAGAAGATTTTTTGAATAATGGTTTTGGTTTTTGCATTATAACAGGTCAAAATATAGTAAGCTGGTGTTTAGCGGATTATGTAATAAGCAACAGATGTGAAATAGGAATTGAAACCGACGAAGACTATAGACGTAAAGGATTTGCTTCAATAGTAGTATCTGCATGTGTGAAACACTGTTTATCTATAGGGATCGACCATATAGGGTGGCGTTGTTTTGAATCCAATATAGGCTCTCGTAAAACAGCTGAAAAAGTTGGGTTTAAGTTATTAAAGAA
This window contains:
- a CDS encoding GNAT family N-acetyltransferase, with the protein product MFLKLEKEDYYKVKKLYSHMNYYLEIISTIEKKSGLIFVDDEKNPQTACIYNNQHNFYITGKATNKTFNENLSKYILNDICSSMVETDCLDFYIHFSDMDSWEEEIKNIFGQHYVSRINWRYYQFDTERSNIKVELPEGYLLKKIDAELLNRKDLKNIEKIIEWTSTEGWLNQEDFLNNGFGFCIITGQNIVSWCLADYVISNRCEIGIETDEDYRRKGFASIVVSACVKHCLSIGIDHIGWRCFESNIGSRKTAEKVGFKLLKNFAPFFGWFNSFDNYLVHAYDNYCNANYKQSSKLYEKAFELIEINSEKVNISRICNNNNKFWFYFNAARAYAHCNNIDLSISKLRQSFKTGLSKDMVLQDNTFKILNDITEFTELINKNR